The Devosia sp. YIM 151766 genome includes a region encoding these proteins:
- a CDS encoding glycogen/starch/alpha-glucan phosphorylase yields the protein MPQKPIVYDAPTPEPRSTTVEAIQAEILERLIYSVGKDPIVARPHDWLRATILTVRDRIMDRWMESSRETWRTSNKRVYYLSLEFLIGRLMRDAMSNVGLMQPVREALSNLNVDLGELIDMEPDAALGNGGLGRLAACFLESMSSLKIPAYGYGIRYAHGLFRQEMSEGWQVELPEDWLAHGNPWEFERRESAYEVGFGGHVEPVTDPDGAVRQEWQPNEHLLAVAYDTPIVGWRGARVNTLRLWSAQPIDPILLDKFNSGDHIGALEESAKAEAITRVLYPADSTAAGQELRLRQEFFFSSASLQDIVRRHLQQYGELSSLPDKVAIQLNDTHPAISVAELMRILVDDNGVQWADAWKIAKGTFGYTNHTLLPEALESWPVALLERLLPRHMQIVYQINADILAEARSKSGFSEQQIAALSLIDEQGGRRVRMGQLAFVGSHSVNGVSALHTELMKQTVFSDLHKLYPERINNKTNGITPRRWLMQCNPGLTELVSERIGPEFLDNIDKLKQLAPHAGDPGFQQQFAAVKLDNKQRLARLIRERLNIVVSPEAMFDVQIKRIHEYKRQLLNIIQTVALYDEIRAHPDRDWAPRVKIFAGKAAPSYWNAKLIIKLINDVARVVNHDPGVRGLLKVVFLPNYNVSLAEIIVPAANLSEQISTAGMEASGTGNMKFMANGAITIGTMDGANVEMHKEVGADNIVIFGLTADEVEDKHARGETPRASIEASLRLREVLDSIASGVFSPDDPHRYRDLIGGLYEHDWFMVARDFDAYAAAQARVDQIWNDPARWNAMAIRNTANVGFFSSDRTIRQYAADIWGVKTG from the coding sequence ATGCCGCAAAAGCCGATCGTCTACGATGCCCCTACGCCCGAACCGCGTTCGACGACCGTTGAAGCTATCCAGGCGGAGATACTTGAACGGCTGATTTATTCGGTCGGCAAGGACCCGATCGTCGCCCGCCCGCATGACTGGCTGCGGGCCACCATCCTGACGGTTCGCGACCGCATCATGGATCGCTGGATGGAAAGCTCGCGTGAAACGTGGCGGACCTCCAACAAGCGCGTCTATTATCTCAGCCTCGAATTCCTTATCGGCCGGCTCATGCGCGACGCCATGAGCAATGTCGGCCTGATGCAGCCGGTGCGCGAGGCCCTCAGCAATCTCAATGTCGACCTGGGCGAACTGATCGACATGGAGCCGGATGCGGCGCTGGGCAATGGCGGCCTGGGGCGTCTCGCCGCCTGTTTTCTAGAATCCATGTCGTCGTTGAAAATCCCGGCCTATGGCTATGGCATCCGCTATGCGCATGGGCTGTTCCGCCAGGAAATGAGCGAGGGCTGGCAGGTCGAGCTGCCGGAGGACTGGCTGGCGCATGGCAATCCCTGGGAATTCGAGCGCCGCGAAAGCGCTTATGAAGTGGGGTTCGGCGGCCATGTCGAGCCGGTGACCGACCCGGACGGCGCGGTGCGGCAGGAATGGCAGCCCAACGAACATCTCCTGGCGGTCGCCTATGACACGCCCATTGTCGGCTGGCGCGGCGCGCGGGTGAACACGCTGCGCCTGTGGAGCGCCCAGCCGATCGACCCGATCCTGCTCGACAAGTTCAATTCCGGCGACCATATCGGCGCGCTCGAGGAAAGCGCCAAGGCCGAGGCCATTACCCGCGTGCTCTATCCCGCCGACTCGACGGCGGCGGGGCAGGAATTGCGGCTGCGGCAGGAATTCTTCTTCTCCTCCGCCTCCCTCCAGGACATCGTGCGCCGCCATTTGCAGCAATATGGTGAATTGAGCTCGCTGCCCGACAAGGTCGCCATCCAGCTCAACGACACGCATCCGGCCATTTCGGTGGCCGAGTTGATGCGCATTCTGGTCGACGACAATGGCGTGCAATGGGCCGATGCCTGGAAGATCGCCAAGGGCACGTTCGGCTATACCAATCACACGCTGCTGCCCGAGGCGCTGGAAAGCTGGCCGGTGGCGCTGCTGGAGCGGCTGCTGCCGCGCCACATGCAGATCGTCTATCAGATCAATGCCGATATCCTCGCCGAAGCCCGCAGCAAATCGGGCTTTTCCGAGCAGCAGATCGCCGCCCTGTCGCTGATCGACGAGCAGGGTGGGCGGCGGGTGCGCATGGGGCAATTGGCCTTTGTCGGCTCGCATTCGGTCAATGGCGTGTCGGCGCTGCATACGGAATTGATGAAGCAGACCGTGTTCTCCGACCTGCACAAGCTCTATCCCGAGCGCATCAACAACAAGACCAATGGCATCACGCCGCGCCGCTGGCTGATGCAATGCAATCCCGGCCTGACCGAATTGGTGAGCGAGCGGATCGGCCCGGAATTCCTGGACAATATCGACAAGCTCAAACAGCTCGCGCCCCATGCCGGGGATCCCGGCTTCCAGCAGCAATTCGCGGCGGTGAAGCTAGACAACAAGCAGCGGCTGGCCAGGCTGATCCGGGAGCGGCTGAACATCGTCGTCTCGCCCGAAGCCATGTTCGACGTGCAGATCAAGCGCATCCACGAATATAAGCGCCAATTGCTCAACATCATCCAGACGGTGGCGCTTTATGACGAGATCCGCGCCCATCCGGACCGGGACTGGGCGCCGCGGGTCAAGATTTTCGCCGGCAAGGCGGCGCCGAGCTATTGGAATGCCAAGCTGATCATCAAGCTGATCAACGACGTGGCGCGGGTCGTCAATCACGATCCGGGGGTGCGTGGCCTGCTCAAAGTGGTGTTCCTGCCCAATTACAATGTGAGCCTGGCCGAAATCATCGTGCCGGCCGCCAATCTGTCCGAGCAGATTTCCACGGCCGGCATGGAAGCCTCGGGCACCGGCAATATGAAGTTCATGGCCAATGGCGCCATCACCATCGGCACGATGGATGGCGCCAATGTCGAGATGCACAAGGAAGTGGGCGCCGACAATATCGTCATTTTCGGCCTCACCGCCGACGAGGTCGAGGACAAGCATGCCCGGGGGGAGACGCCGCGGGCCTCTATCGAGGCGTCGCTGCGCCTGCGCGAAGTGCTGGACTCGATCGCCTCGGGGGTATTCTCACCCGACGATCCGCATCGCTATCGCGACCTGATCGGCGGGCTCTACGAGCATGACTGGTTCATGGTGGCGCGGGATTTCGACGCCTATGCAGCGGCGCAGGCAAGGGTGGACCAGATCTGGAACGACCCGGCGCGCTGGAACGCTATGGCGATCCGCAATACCGCCAATGTCGGCTTCTTCTCGTCGGATCGGACCATAAGGCAATATGCTGCCGATATCTGGGGGGTGAAGACCGGCTGA
- a CDS encoding ABC-F family ATP-binding cassette domain-containing protein, translating into MPVSVTISRLAYTGPDGRTLFSNLDLSFGPGRTGLVGRNGVGKTTLLRLITGELTPAAGTISVSGRIGMLRQQVQPVPGETIADLFGVRDALALLEKAVSGAASAEELAEADWTLEARLDAALDSLKLAVTPQTPLAELSGGQRTRAALAALIFDAPDLILLDEPTNNLDADGRAAVTELLARWRGAAIVISHDRALLEEMDAIVELTGLGASFYGGNWSHYRERKALELASAQHSLDIAERQMRDAARSAQETRERQERRDAGGRRKAAKGDMPKIVMGGLKRRAEETAGGLDRLAEKQADAAQAQAQAARARIEVLTPFALKLAPSGLAAGKVMLRATGMTGGHDPERPIIRNFSIDIIGPERVAITGPNGVGKTTLLKLLTGELAPLAGSVQIGGPMALLDQQVGLLRRDLSIVENFQRLNPSSSLNDCRAVLAAFMFRNDAALQLVGTLSGGEMLRAGLACALGGKTPPMLLVLDEPTNHLDIDAIEVVEAGLRAFDGALLVVSHDRAFLENIGIGREVELR; encoded by the coding sequence ATGCCCGTTTCCGTCACGATTTCGCGTCTCGCCTATACCGGCCCTGACGGCCGAACTCTCTTTTCCAATCTCGATCTCAGCTTCGGCCCCGGGCGCACCGGTCTGGTCGGCCGCAATGGCGTGGGCAAGACCACGCTGCTGCGCCTGATCACCGGCGAGTTGACGCCGGCCGCCGGCACGATCAGCGTTTCCGGCCGCATCGGCATGTTGCGCCAGCAGGTGCAGCCGGTGCCCGGCGAAACCATCGCCGATCTTTTTGGTGTTCGCGATGCGCTCGCCCTGCTCGAAAAAGCCGTTTCGGGGGCAGCGAGCGCCGAGGAGCTGGCGGAGGCCGACTGGACGCTGGAGGCGCGGCTGGATGCGGCGCTGGATAGTCTCAAACTGGCGGTGACGCCGCAAACCCCGCTCGCCGAACTATCGGGCGGGCAACGGACGCGGGCGGCCCTTGCGGCGCTGATTTTCGATGCGCCCGACCTGATCCTGCTCGATGAGCCGACCAATAATCTCGATGCCGATGGCCGCGCCGCGGTAACCGAATTGCTGGCGCGCTGGCGGGGCGCGGCCATCGTCATCAGCCATGACCGGGCGCTGCTGGAGGAGATGGACGCCATTGTCGAGCTGACCGGCCTCGGCGCCAGCTTTTATGGCGGCAATTGGAGCCATTACCGCGAGCGCAAGGCGCTGGAACTGGCTTCGGCGCAGCATAGTCTGGATATTGCCGAGCGGCAGATGCGGGACGCGGCGAGATCGGCGCAGGAGACGCGCGAGCGGCAGGAGCGCCGCGATGCCGGCGGGCGTCGCAAGGCCGCCAAGGGCGATATGCCGAAAATCGTCATGGGCGGCCTCAAGCGCCGCGCCGAGGAAACCGCTGGCGGCCTCGACCGGCTCGCCGAGAAACAGGCCGATGCCGCGCAGGCCCAGGCCCAGGCGGCGCGCGCCCGGATCGAGGTGCTGACGCCTTTTGCGCTGAAGCTGGCGCCGAGCGGGCTGGCGGCGGGCAAGGTGATGTTGCGCGCCACTGGCATGACCGGCGGGCACGATCCGGAGCGGCCGATCATCCGCAATTTCTCCATCGACATTATCGGGCCGGAGCGGGTGGCGATTACCGGACCGAACGGGGTGGGCAAGACCACGCTGCTGAAACTTCTTACCGGCGAATTGGCGCCGCTTGCCGGCAGCGTGCAGATCGGCGGGCCGATGGCGTTGCTCGATCAGCAAGTGGGCTTGTTGCGGCGGGACCTGTCCATCGTCGAAAATTTCCAGCGGCTCAATCCGTCCAGTTCGCTCAATGATTGCCGCGCGGTACTGGCGGCGTTCATGTTCCGCAACGATGCGGCGTTGCAACTGGTCGGCACGCTGAGCGGCGGCGAGATGTTGCGGGCAGGGCTGGCCTGTGCGCTGGGCGGCAAGACGCCGCCCATGCTGCTGGTGCTGGACGAGCCCACCAATCACCTGGATATCGACGCCATCGAAGTGGTGGAAGCGGGCCTGCGCGCCTTCGACGGCGCCTTGCTGGTGGTCAGCCACGACCGGGCGTTTCTGGAAAATATCGGGATCGGCCGAGAGGTGGAATTGAGGTGA
- a CDS encoding AI-2E family transporter: protein MRQARPRAVPAEMNESQFERVLGNAARLAVVGIGFAVLLLVLQAGQVFLAPVTLAIVIGLMFGPVADRLESWSVPPALAAGIVVLLLLGVIAGFAVLFAVPLSEWVARAPMIWARLQTQLAGLKGPLQSISDFQAQLAAALGTGDAMAVTVDDGGTVTGMAMLAPAVLAQIAIFLASLYFFVATRDHIRMSVLSMCVTRRMRWRTAHVFRDVEFKVSRFLLTVTMINLCVGTAVTLAMWAIGMPSPLLWGAMAAVLNYVPYVGQAIMITVLLAVGLGTQTGLLEILLPVICYASINFLEGQLFTPHFIGRTLTLNPFIIFLSITFWIWAWGPMGALIAVPTLLIAQSVITHALPSRPVMPRRPVRRTRAMTDRDELLANAAQVIREQRLDDEGEEARKRERLEPPKGTGPTGVEPRPG, encoded by the coding sequence ATGCGTCAAGCCAGGCCCAGGGCCGTTCCTGCCGAAATGAACGAAAGCCAGTTCGAGCGGGTGCTCGGCAATGCCGCCCGCCTGGCGGTGGTTGGCATCGGTTTTGCCGTCTTGCTCCTGGTGTTGCAGGCGGGGCAGGTCTTCCTGGCGCCGGTGACGCTGGCCATCGTCATCGGCCTGATGTTCGGGCCGGTGGCCGACCGGCTGGAAAGCTGGAGCGTGCCGCCGGCACTGGCGGCCGGCATCGTCGTGCTGCTGCTGCTCGGCGTCATTGCCGGGTTCGCCGTCTTGTTCGCGGTGCCGCTCAGCGAATGGGTGGCGCGGGCGCCGATGATCTGGGCCAGGCTGCAGACGCAATTGGCGGGCCTCAAGGGGCCGCTGCAATCGATCAGCGACTTCCAGGCCCAGCTCGCGGCGGCGCTGGGCACCGGCGATGCCATGGCGGTGACGGTGGATGACGGCGGCACGGTGACCGGCATGGCCATGCTGGCGCCGGCGGTGCTGGCACAGATCGCCATCTTCCTGGCCAGCCTCTATTTCTTCGTGGCGACGCGCGATCACATCCGCATGTCGGTGCTGTCGATGTGCGTCACCAGGCGCATGCGCTGGCGCACGGCGCATGTGTTCCGCGATGTCGAGTTCAAGGTCAGCCGGTTCCTCCTGACGGTGACCATGATCAATCTGTGCGTCGGCACCGCGGTCACCCTGGCCATGTGGGCCATCGGCATGCCCTCGCCACTGCTCTGGGGTGCCATGGCGGCAGTGCTGAATTACGTGCCCTATGTGGGGCAGGCCATCATGATCACCGTGCTGCTGGCGGTGGGGCTGGGCACCCAGACCGGGTTGCTGGAAATCTTGCTGCCGGTCATCTGCTATGCCAGCATCAATTTCCTCGAAGGCCAGCTATTCACCCCCCATTTCATCGGCCGCACGCTGACGCTCAATCCCTTCATCATCTTCTTGTCGATCACCTTCTGGATCTGGGCCTGGGGGCCGATGGGGGCGCTCATCGCCGTGCCGACGCTGCTGATTGCTCAATCGGTCATCACCCATGCGCTGCCGAGCCGGCCGGTCATGCCCCGCCGCCCGGTGCGCCGGACGCGGGCGATGACCGATCGCGACGAATTGCTGGCCAATGCCGCCCAGGTCATCCGGGAGCAGCGGCTGGATGACGAGGGCGAGGAGGCGCGCAAGCGGGAGCGGCTGGAGCCGCCCAAGGGCACGGGTCCCACCGGCGTCGAGCCCCGGCCCGGCTAG
- a CDS encoding LysE family translocator, translated as MDLFTLAAFTLAYAIAVLVPGPGVAAVVARALGGGFKGAFPMVLGILAGDLLYFLFAVFGLAAIATYFGPIFTIVRWAGAAYLLYIAWKFWTARPGAEQMKPRNEDGWKTFLAGFSLTMGNPKTIVFYLAILPSVVPLAEMNPLAFIELTAIVVVVLLIIGCGYAWLASVARDLFRSEKALGRLNKTAGAMMAGAAGLVALQH; from the coding sequence ATGGACCTTTTCACGCTCGCCGCCTTCACCCTCGCCTATGCCATTGCCGTCTTGGTGCCCGGACCCGGCGTTGCCGCCGTGGTGGCGCGCGCCCTGGGCGGCGGCTTCAAGGGGGCGTTCCCGATGGTATTGGGCATCCTGGCCGGGGACTTGCTCTATTTCCTGTTCGCCGTATTCGGCCTGGCCGCCATCGCCACTTATTTCGGGCCCATCTTCACCATCGTCCGCTGGGCCGGCGCCGCCTACCTGCTCTATATCGCCTGGAAGTTCTGGACCGCCCGCCCCGGCGCCGAACAGATGAAGCCCAGAAACGAGGATGGCTGGAAAACCTTCCTGGCCGGCTTCTCGCTGACCATGGGCAATCCCAAGACCATCGTTTTCTACCTCGCCATCCTGCCCAGCGTGGTGCCGCTGGCCGAGATGAACCCGCTCGCCTTCATCGAACTCACCGCCATCGTGGTCGTGGTGCTGCTCATCATCGGCTGCGGCTATGCCTGGCTGGCTTCGGTGGCCAGGGACCTGTTCCGCAGCGAAAAGGCCCTTGGCCGCCTCAACAAGACCGCCGGCGCCATGATGGCCGGCGCCGCCGGCCTCGTCGCCCTCCAGCATTAG
- a CDS encoding nucleoside hydrolase, producing the protein MSRKIIIDTDPGQDDAVAILLALASPAELEVLGVVAVAGNVGLAQNAINARKVVELSGRSDVPVYAGCARPMRRQLVTAEHVHGDTGLNGPDLPAPHIPLQDRHGVDFIIETLMNAEPKTITLCTLGPLTNIGMALVKEPRIAERIAEIVMMGGAYFEVGNITPTAEFNIYVDPEAADVVMRCGAPITILPLDVTHMIQSTPARLDAIKALGNKSGQAVHDMLSFSESFDLKKYGWNGAPLHDPTVIAYLLKPELFEGRHCHVAIETASELTVGMTVVDYWHVTGRAPNANYLRSGDADGFYALLNERLARLP; encoded by the coding sequence ATGTCCCGCAAGATCATCATCGATACCGACCCCGGCCAGGACGATGCCGTCGCCATCCTGCTCGCCCTCGCCTCGCCCGCGGAACTGGAGGTTCTCGGCGTGGTGGCGGTGGCCGGCAATGTCGGCCTCGCCCAGAACGCCATCAATGCCCGCAAAGTGGTCGAGCTCTCCGGCCGCAGCGATGTTCCGGTCTATGCCGGCTGCGCCCGGCCGATGCGGCGGCAACTCGTCACCGCCGAGCATGTGCATGGCGATACCGGCCTCAACGGCCCCGACCTGCCCGCTCCGCACATCCCGCTCCAGGACCGGCACGGCGTCGATTTCATCATCGAGACATTGATGAATGCCGAGCCGAAAACCATAACCCTGTGCACTCTCGGCCCGCTGACCAATATCGGCATGGCGCTGGTCAAGGAGCCGCGCATCGCCGAGCGTATCGCCGAAATCGTCATGATGGGCGGCGCTTATTTCGAGGTGGGCAACATCACCCCGACAGCCGAATTCAACATCTATGTCGACCCCGAAGCCGCCGATGTGGTGATGCGCTGCGGCGCGCCGATCACCATCCTGCCGCTGGACGTGACCCATATGATCCAGTCCACCCCGGCCCGTCTCGACGCCATCAAGGCGCTGGGCAATAAGAGCGGCCAGGCGGTCCATGACATGCTGAGCTTTTCGGAGAGCTTCGATCTCAAGAAATATGGCTGGAACGGTGCGCCGCTGCACGATCCCACCGTCATCGCCTATCTGCTCAAGCCCGAACTCTTCGAAGGCCGCCATTGCCACGTGGCCATCGAAACCGCGAGCGAACTGACGGTCGGTATGACCGTGGTGGATTACTGGCACGTCACCGGCCGCGCCCCTAACGCCAATTATCTGCGCTCCGGCGACGCGGATGGATTTTACGCGCTGCTCAATGAGCGATTGGCGCGGCTGCCGTAA